A window of Streptomyces sp. NBC_01241 genomic DNA:
CGGGGGAGGTCCTGCGGCTTTTCGCGCCGGACCCGCCGGACCTGCTGGCTCCGCTCGTTCCGCTGATTGCGCTGTTTCCACTCACGATGCTGCTCAGCCGATCTTCACGTTCTTGTCGATGGTCGTCTGATCGATGTCCGACGTACGTACGGTCACCGCCACCTTCCAGGTGCCCGCCATCGGGATCTGGACGCCGCTCGCGGTCCAGTGGCCCTCGGTGAGCCGGACCGGGGTGACGGGAAGCGGGCCGATGTCCTTGGACTCCAGAGTGAAGGCGAGCTTCAGTTCGGGGACGTCCATGGCCTTGCCGTCGGTGCTGTCGACCCAGATGTGGATCTCATTGGCACCGGTACGGGCGGGCTCGACGTCCATCCGTACCGTTCCCTTGCCGTTCTGGCCGCCCGTGTCGAAGGGCAGCGTCAGATTGACCGGGCCTTCGACTGCCGGGGCGGCTGCCGCCGTCGAGCCGCGGGCCGCTTCCTCCTCGGTACGTCCCGGCTCGGTCGAGGTCAGCACGGTCGTCACGGCCAACAGCGCCACGGCGACCCCGACTTCCGCCAGCACCGAACGGCGCAGCCCGGACCGGTCGGGGTCGGCATCGCGGACCCGCTTCTTCTCGGCGGTGGCGACGGCGGCCCGCTGCCGGGCGAGCTGAGCCGCCCGCGCGGGGTCCTCGACGGCGGACGACGGTGTGGCCGGGGTCCGGGACTCCTCGACCGCGACGTCGGCCCCGGCCCCGACCTCCGCCTCTGCTCCCACCACGTCGGCGCTGCTCGTGACCAGCCGTGCGGTCCAGCGGCGCGAGATCCAGGCGATCCCGATCAGGACGGCGACGAGCCCCACCTTCACGAGCAGCAGTTGTCCGTAGCCGGTGCCGCTCAGCGCGGACCAGGTGCCGACCTGGCGCCAGGACTGGTAGATCCCGGTGGCCGCGAGCACGAGCACGCTGCCGAACGCGACCCGGGAGAAGCGTCGTACGGCAGCCGCTCCGATGTCCGGCGTCCGGTACAGCGCGACCAGCAGGGCCGTCAGCCCGCCCAGCCAGGCGGCGACGGCCAGCAGGTGGAGCACGTCGACCGGCATGGCGATGCCGGGCTGGATCCCGGTCGAGGCATGTTCGGCGAGTGCCCAGGTCCCGGCGATCCCGGCGGCGATCACGGTGCCGCCGATGGCCAGTCCGAAGGTGAGGTCCTTCTTCTCGCGCTCGTCCTCACGCTTCGCGTACGCCCCGAACAACACGGCGATGAAGAGCGCGGAAGCGCCGAGCAGCAGCAGCCGGGATACGAGCGCTGCCCCGGGCTTGGTGTCGAGCACGGCCGTCAGGCCGTCGAGGTCGAAGGCGTCCGCCAGTTTCCCGGAGCCGGTGTACGGGTTGCGCAGGAGCAGCATGGCCAGGGTGGCCACGGTGAGGGTCATCCAGCCGCGTACGACCAGGCGTTGCAGCGGGCGTGCGCCGGCCCCGCGCTGCCAGCAGGCCAGCACGAAGGCCGCGCCACCGGCCAGCAGGATGAAACCCGCGTACGCGGCGTAGCGCGCGATGCCGTAGAGGGTGCCGACGAGGCCGCCCCCGGCCTCGCTCGTGGGGAGGGCGACGGTGGTCTTGGAGGGGGCTCCGATGGAGAAGGTGAAGGCGCCCGAGACGGGGTGGCTGTCCGCGGAGACGGCCTGCCAGGCGACGGTGTACGTGCCGTCGGGCAGTCCGCTGTGCAGTGAGACTCCGTATTTCACGGTGGAGCCGCTCTGCAGATCACGCGGTGCGGCGCCGGTGTCGGCGCGTTTGCCGTCGGGGTCCAGGACCCTGACGGAACTGTCGCTCATGGCGACCTGTTCGGAGAAGGTGAGCGTGACCTGCTTGGGTGCGGTGTCGACCACCGCCCCGTCCTGCGGATCGCTCCCGGTGAGTGCGGCATGCGCGGACGCGGGGCCCGCGCCGCCGAGCAGCAGGCCGAACACCATGCCGACGAGGGTGGCGAGGAGTGCGGCCGCGGCAAGCAGTCGGCGCGGTGCGGGAGCGGCCGGGGGCGGTCCGAAGTGCGGGGCGGTGGCGGCTGTCATGGCGAGTCAGTCCCTCACTGCTTCTTCGGGTTGTAGGTGGTCTCCTTCACGGGAAGGTCGACCTTTATCGGGTCGGCCTTCTCGAAGTGCAGCTCCACGGGTACGCTTTCGCCCCGCTTGGGCTGCTGCTTGAGCTTCATGAACATGATGTGGCTTCCACCGCGTTCCAGATCCAGCTCGCCGCCCGCGGGTACGTCGAAGGACGTCACCATGCGCATCGTCTGGTTTTTCGTCTCGTGGATCGTGATGTCGTCCGAGAGGGAGCTGGTGACCGAGGTGAGCCGGTCGGAGGTGCCACCGCTGTTCTGTACGACGAGGAATCCGGCTGCCATGTCGCTGACGGGCTGCGGCATGAACGCGCCGGTCACCTTCAGTTCGGGTTTGCTGTCCGAGGACGAGCACCCGGCCAGCGTCAGCCCGGTGGCGAGGGCGACGACGCCGACGAGGGTGGTGCGGCGGTTCACGGAGTCTCCCCCTTGATGATCTTGGGGAGGTCCTTGGTGTAGTCGTCGGGCGAGGTGTCCTCGCTGTACAAGAGGTATCCCTGGTCGGT
This region includes:
- a CDS encoding copper resistance CopC/CopD family protein, whose translation is MTAATAPHFGPPPAAPAPRRLLAAAALLATLVGMVFGLLLGGAGPASAHAALTGSDPQDGAVVDTAPKQVTLTFSEQVAMSDSSVRVLDPDGKRADTGAAPRDLQSGSTVKYGVSLHSGLPDGTYTVAWQAVSADSHPVSGAFTFSIGAPSKTTVALPTSEAGGGLVGTLYGIARYAAYAGFILLAGGAAFVLACWQRGAGARPLQRLVVRGWMTLTVATLAMLLLRNPYTGSGKLADAFDLDGLTAVLDTKPGAALVSRLLLLGASALFIAVLFGAYAKREDEREKKDLTFGLAIGGTVIAAGIAGTWALAEHASTGIQPGIAMPVDVLHLLAVAAWLGGLTALLVALYRTPDIGAAAVRRFSRVAFGSVLVLAATGIYQSWRQVGTWSALSGTGYGQLLLVKVGLVAVLIGIAWISRRWTARLVTSSADVVGAEAEVGAGADVAVEESRTPATPSSAVEDPARAAQLARQRAAVATAEKKRVRDADPDRSGLRRSVLAEVGVAVALLAVTTVLTSTEPGRTEEEAARGSTAAAAPAVEGPVNLTLPFDTGGQNGKGTVRMDVEPARTGANEIHIWVDSTDGKAMDVPELKLAFTLESKDIGPLPVTPVRLTEGHWTASGVQIPMAGTWKVAVTVRTSDIDQTTIDKNVKIG
- a CDS encoding copper chaperone PCu(A)C; the protein is MNRRTTLVGVVALATGLTLAGCSSSDSKPELKVTGAFMPQPVSDMAAGFLVVQNSGGTSDRLTSVTSSLSDDITIHETKNQTMRMVTSFDVPAGGELDLERGGSHIMFMKLKQQPKRGESVPVELHFEKADPIKVDLPVKETTYNPKKQ